Proteins encoded by one window of Mustela erminea isolate mMusErm1 chromosome 7, mMusErm1.Pri, whole genome shotgun sequence:
- the BHLHE23 gene encoding class E basic helix-loop-helix protein 23, translated as MAELKSLSGDAYLALSHGYAAATAGLAYGAARGPEAARGYGAPGPGGDLPAAPAPHPAAVAESSGEQSGDEDDAFEQRRRRRRRRGGPGGAADARRRPREQRSLRLSINARERRRMHDLNDALDGLRAVLPYAHSPSVRKLSKIATLLLAKNYILMQAQALDEMRRLVAYLNQGQGLAAPVATAPLTPFGQAAVYPFSAGAPLPCPDKCAAFSGTPSALCKHCNEKP; from the coding sequence ATGGCCGAGCTCAAGTCGCTGTCGGGGGACGCGTACCTCGCGCTGAGCCACGGCTACGCGGCGGCGACCGCGGGCCTGGCCTACGGGGCGGCGCGGGGGCCCGAGGCGGCCCGCGGCTACGGCGCGCCGGGCCCCGGCGGCGACCTCCCTGCGGCGCCCGCGCCCCACCCCGCGGCCGTGGCCGAGAGCAGCGGCGAGCAGAGCGGCGACGAGGACGACGCCTTcgagcagcggcggcggcggcggcggcggcgggggggacCCGGGGGCGCGGCGGACGCGCGGCGGCGGCCCCGGGAGCAGCGCTCGCTGCGGCTGAGCATCAACGCGCGCGAGCGGCGGCGGATGCACGACCTGAACGACGCTCTGGACGGGCTGCGCGCCGTCCTCCCCTACGCGCACAGCCCGTCGGTGCGCAAGCTCTCCAAGATCGCCACGCTGCTGCTCGCCAAGAACTACATCCTCATGCAGGCGCAGGCCCTGGACGAGATGCGGCGCCTTGTGGCTTACCTCAACCAGGGCCAGGGCCTGGCGGCGCCGGTGGCCACTGCGCCCCTGACGCCCTTCGGCCAGGCCGCTGTATACCCGTTCTCCGCGGGCGCCCCGCTTCCCTGCCCTGACAAGTGCGCCGCCTTCTCCGGGACGCCCTCGGCGCTGTGCAAACACTGCAACGAGAAGCCATGA